One part of the Plasmodium cynomolgi strain B DNA, chromosome 3, whole genome shotgun sequence genome encodes these proteins:
- a CDS encoding hypothetical protein (putative), whose amino-acid sequence MNERIIKEKLKASVNHLNKRRLKFDLKIFPIKKTVYEIFNIFSKELKRKLSQTLMELKKRKKKCDVCSARIDVFTPFLAYEIDVNNTTFLFRRIEAYCSKCLEIKNFTQFSRELYQNVDDGELLNFAPMYEHYYQVNNLEMHQKNILQNDINNYFCVSVLAKNLTWTCSTPHSTFDEFLEFSLRSIEAEEGPTVKEDVSKKRKNEEPALADVLNNTKRKKVLST is encoded by the exons ATGAACGAACgaattataaaagaaaaattaaaagcttCAGTTAATCATCTGAACAAGAGGAGGCTAAAATTTGACCTGAAAATATTccccataaaaaaaacggtgtacgaaatttttaacattttttctaaagaattaaaaagaaagttGAGCCAAACTTTGATGGagttaaagaaaaggaagaagaagtgcgATGTTTGTTCGGCACGAATTGATGTCTTTACTCCTTTTCTCGCTTATGAGATTGACGTGAACAACACGACGTTTTTGTTTCGCAGGATAGAG GCCTACTGCTCCAAATGtcttgaaataaaaaacttcacCCAGTTCTCCCGCGAGCTTTACCAAAATGTAGACGACGGGGAGCTCCTCAACTTCGCCCCCATGTACGAGCATTACTATCAGGTGAACAATTTGGAAATGCATCAGAAGAATATCCTCCAAAATGACATAAACAACTACTTCTGCGTATCCGTGCTGGCGAAGAACTTAACGTGGACGTGCTCCACGCCGCATAGCACCTTCGATGAATTTTTAGAGTTCTCACTACGCAGTATAGAGGCAGAAGAGGGACCCACCGTGAAGGAAGATGTGtcgaagaaaagaaaaaatgaggagcCAGCACTAGCCGACGTTTTAAACAAcaccaaaaggaagaaggttCTCAGCACTTAG
- a CDS encoding secy-independent transporter protein (putative), with amino-acid sequence MKTLTEAEQKFLNHDWVNDKKWKLYLSNLYPSPSIHNIEKYKKKYFQKNIDKNLDVNASFGSEAVKEEMPQPPNFQTHGNKGYTYSGHVPLVTFFFSVFVLCVSLFYFVLLSLNLSLYKKMGTFMSLSYFCAFLSLLYTDYKTQRHNFSLVQFFSSEKGQYLSYSMILFFIKDAVLIFLPIFFTLLIISYLMYKQIKSLFPPVIQRNYYLNKIVSYLDHSILNVYLMRANIEIYNLVFIIICLFLKRVSLLNLIIYLHFFKLKYSSSDSYFHACYAKNGEMIRQCLSHPMVPKSFLNVFNKVSHYFNAYLSYRRR; translated from the exons ATGAAAACGTTAACCGAGGCCGAACAGAAGTTTctca ATCACGACTGGGTAAacgacaaaaaatggaaactcTACTTAAGCAATTTATACCCCTCCCCCTCCATACACAATATCGAGAAATAcaagaagaaatattttcagaAGAATATCGACAAGAATCTGGATGTGAATGCCAGTTTTGGGAGTGAAGCCGTTAAGGAGGAAATGCCGCAGCCCCCCAATTTCCAAACGCACGGCAACAAGGGCTACACGTACAGCGGGCATGTTCCCCTGGTGACGTTTTTCTTCAGCGTGTTCGTCCTATGCGTCAGTCTCTTTTACTTTGTGTTGCTGTCCCTGAACTTGAGTTTATACAAG AAAATGGGCACCTTCATGAGTCTGTCCTACTTCTGCGCCTTCCTGAGTTTGCTGTACACGGACTACAAAACGCAGAGGCACAATTTTTCCCTCGTTCAGTTCTTCTCGAGCGAAAAGG gccAGTACTTGTCCTACTCCATGATATTGTTTTTCATCAAGGACGCCGTGCTGatatttttgccaattttttttaccctctTAATTATTTCGTACTTAATGTATAAACAGATTAAGTCTCTTTTCCCTCCCGTAATTCAAAG GAATTACTAtcttaacaaaattgtgtcCTACTTGGATCACTCG ATCCTAAATGTCTACTTGATGCGAGCCAACATCGAAATCTACAATTtagtttttataataatttgtcTCTTCCTGAAAAGAGTCAGTCTCCTGAATTTGATTATTTACCTCCACTTTTTCAAGCTAAA GTATAGCTCCTCGGATTCGTATTTCCACGCCTGCTATGCGAAGAACGGAG aAATGATCAGGCAGTGCTTGTCGCACCCCATGGTTCCCAAGTCCTTTTTGAACGTATTCAACAAG GTGTCCCACTACTTTAACGCCTACCTCAGTTACAGACGCAGGTAG
- a CDS encoding lysine decarboxylase (putative), with amino-acid sequence MNSANDAIFYGDKNSVHYNDLNESAPDRCLKNGGMQNDYIMSNDVTSEGVDIAVDPGENGAGNAAYLHTPLHQHLPPHQGERKKKQHGKTERDKYDRIEEIEKYLNINNATNVCSLRIKLWEALMLYVNNVNAELIYFIINCLMEVEVYWGEEATNNLQDILSLINDKKYKEVSNKIGETLSISSRRDENSNNYNSDLACELNKILQYEHNRLSNQNNNKKLEYKIIEVSNAKEALLACLINSQILSVVLVDNLAIDEDYKKEKFEFYNFSEENTVNNKCGAVPPYVLKCGMVSGGMVSGGMVSGGMVNCGMVNGGGQMKPPFTHSVHNGSSSNSRDAMRNMILSNYHGCNGNNGSVCNNYCGGNGHCGNAHCGNAHCGSAHCGSAHCGSAHCGSAHCANNPNSSGSTVLNEHKKGANLLMKDYKFDIGNFVLGYEQLVAAPLEKMKKGFNSLVILIKSIAYIRSSVDIFCVCTSITLDKLQSVNNKIIRIFTTHDDHSDLHESILDGVKKKIKTPFFNALKAYAERPIGVFHALAISKGNSVRRSRWIQSLLDFYGVNLFKAESSATCGGLDSLLDPHGSLKEAQIMAARAYGSKYCFFVTNGTSSSNKIVMQALVKPGDIILVDRACHKSHHYGFVLSQALPCYLDPYPVSRYGIYGAVPIYVIKKTLLEYRNSNKLHLVKLIILTNCTFDGIVYNVKRVIEECLAIKPDLIFLFDEAWFAYACFHPILKFRTAMTVADKMRNQDQKKIYNKVHKKLLRKFGNVKSLNEVAAEKLLKTRLYPNPAEYKVRVYATQSIHKSLTSLRQGSVILISDDNFESHAYTPFKEAYYTHMSTSPNYQILATLDAGRAQMELEGYGLVEKQVEAAFLIRKELSEDPMISRYFRTLNAEDLIPDSLRQCHNLYMKRKKKFITKESYSTDSKGSVNGTYSYVSNNQGKGSTTTKEHRSRVLRRVRRGGSVTKYEQPIQSSNISSHECVNDTNGCTNHVVRNSLMLGDFTNNNSAAEGGLNEFSNNDPHGGVKMSRRRSRRDERNGKEGGTSGTMDDSNNGSMILNSENENLSFVQDRHNKNYSSSSYSTGMKNFLEYFECSWLSEDEFVLDPTRITLFTGYSGIDGDTFKVKWLMDKYGIQINKTSINSVLFQTNIGTTGSSCLFLRSCLSLISQELDQKKSLFNERDLNQFNDSVYNLVSNYIDLSEFSEFHPLFKKRYSDSRVFNREGDLRMAFYLAYEEDYVEYILMADLKERVRQNELIVSASFIIPYPPGFPVLVPGQLVSQEIVDYLSGLSVKEIHGYDESIGFRCFYNFILEYFYNLVTSDPYGYYHKMDKGTYERLKYANLSKRRSMESSYHLYIYDNETNKMKKMHVCNGSFSIDNNTAISDTYEDVVQVHNLRSDHGRGNHHHHAGAYDSVNNNSMSTIPTLPRAVAEGAVKGPTGSAKGGSAKGESAKGGSVNCGSVNCGSVNCGNERGVVRATDGTSNSAGVSSCARRGSREEGFRNVSEMNNEQVSFNAAVGSLSESNLGKSRAKESSHVRESFNARESTRADQRQTNIYYHLSNDMMKYNQNSSLVSKIKENVLIVQGRKVYASCDVGRSSANYRYRDDPSPSVPKHRKGKKCRGCKSCGGGRSSQAELVMRRGRTDCIPHKREDTNEFASEGSNEVDIHGVRRQLPSRASNGRVTKKGKKKNAAKRASVRDITDGESEENNAEEIAEEIAEENAEEDEEANADDNTNSDGDTTVPEEDGESTSDAKERRHGGKAQNVEGTNGGSYNARKKGSRRGKGRKQKGNRNRNCNRNSTLHTDDSSNVQSDITVSTFNQANSMSEMNCVKKETKNDRSEDDGYKEHGGGGLIRKIRQSNPVMCNQLGKSGLNMQMQRKPGPGVSHRNSPLSCADSKDYSYCSGLRKKGNKLKGAGGSSKREDNNAGVTSGSTSRSSGQGSGMVLSENYQSSESLNKRGTRSHTSGKSSNGLSGSEKTNQNATRCGGRNAKKNDEEVHKVKEMNSPNEMERNGSNEEAPLKREIFISEEDIDKVSVDDQTGSDNCSKNRLASEIHLPRSSDIISGGDDVSGSARRAGSRVGSRIHVNGNDANNGIPNTQGKNEVAFCGNEFHYDEDELKINSAARENNELEKNCMRKLNSLNNNSYINNLITHVDDDTFIHKESNFFLECALTNSEMNGSSFEMEMSLNNVYSNGGEGGRHPGNYDGGKKSDFE; translated from the exons atGAATTCTGCTAAcgatgccattttttatggcGACAAGAACTCAGTGCACTACAATGATCTAAACGAAAGTGCTCCAGACAGGTGTCTGAAAAATGGAGGCATGCAAAACGATTATATAATGAGCAATGATGTGACGAGTGAGGGAGTCGATATCGCAGTGGATCCGGGGGAAAATGGAGCTGGCAATGCAGCATACCTACATACACCTCTCCACCAGCACTTGCCACCACACcagggagagagaaaaaagaaacagcaCGGAAAAACAGAAAGAGACAAATATGACCGAATTGAAGAAATCGAAAAATACCTCAACATTAACAACGCCACGAATGTTTGTTCTCTGAGAATTAAATTATGGGAAGCACTAATGCTGTATGTAAATAATGTAAACGCAGAGCTGATTTACTTCATAATAAATTGCCTCATGGAAGTGGAAGTCTattggggggaagaagcaaccaACAATTTACAAGATATTTTAAGCctaataaatgataaaaaatataaagaagtCTCCAATAAAATAGGAGAAACTTTATCCA TTTCCTCTAGGAGAGATGAAAACAGCAATAACTACAACTCCGACTTGGCATGCGAACTGAACAAAATTCTGCAGTATGAGCATAACAGACTGTCCAAccaaaataataacaaaaaattggaataCAAAATTATCGAGGTCAGCAACGCGAAGGAGGCTCTCCTAGCCTGCTTAATAAACTCCCAAATTTTGTCAGTTGTGCTGGTGGACAATTTAGCCATTGATGAGgattacaaaaaggaaaaatttgaGTTTTACAATTTCAGTGAGGAGAACACCGTGAATAACAAGTGTGGGGCAGTGCCTCCTTATGTGCTGAAGTGCGGCATGGTGAGCGGCGGCATGGTGAGCGGAGGCATGGTGAGCGGAGGCATGGTGAACTGCGGTATGGTGAACGGAGGCGGCCAGATGAAGCCCCCCTTCACACACAGCGTGCATAACGGGTCGTCCTCCAACAGCAGGGATGCCATGCGGAACATGATTCTGTCGAACTATCATGGCTGCAACGGTAACAATGGGAGCGTTTGCAATAATTACTGCGGCGGGAATGGGCACTGTGGAAACGCCCACTGTGGAAACGCCCACTGTGGAAGTGCCCACTGTGGAAGCGCCCACTGCGGAAGCGCCCACTGCGGAAGCGCCCACTGCGCGAACAACCCCAACAGCAGCGGCAGCACCGTGCTGAATGAGCACAAGAAGGGAGCCAACTTGCTTATGAAGGACTACAAGTTCGATATAGGGAACTTCGTCCTGGGGTACGAACAACTCGTGGCTGCGCCCTTggaaaagatgaagaagggATTTAACAGCCTAGTGATCCTGATTAAGAGCATCGCGTATATTAGAAGCTCTGTTGACATTTTTTGCGTGTGCACGTCCATCACACTGGATAAGCTACAATCtgtgaataataaaataattcggATTTTCACCACACATGATGACCACAGTGATTTGCACGAATCCATTCTGGATGgagtaaaaaagaagataaagactcccttttttaacgcCTTGAAAGCGTATGCCGAGAGACCCATTGGGGTGTTTCACGCGCTAGCCATTAGCAAAGGGAACAGTGTGAGAAGAAGTAGATGGATACAGTCTCTCCTTGATTTTTATggtgtaaatttatttaaagcAGAATCTAGTGCCACATGTGGAGGGCTAGATTCTCTGCTAGACCCACATGGGTCATTAAAAGAAGCACAGATAATGGCTGCACGGGCATACGGGAGTAAGTACTGTTTTTTCGTCACAAATGGAACATCCAGTTCGAATAAAATAGTGATGCAGGCATTGGTGAAGCCGGGAGATATTATCCTAGTGGATAGAGCTTGCCACAAATCGCATCATTATGGATTTGTTCTAAGTCAAGCCTTACCATGCTACTTAGATCCTTACCCGGTGTCGAGATACGGAATATACGGTGCAGTACCGATATATGTAATTAAGAAGACCCTTCTAGAATATAGAAATAGTAACAAACTACACCTGGTTAAATTGATAATTCTAACCAACTGCACCTTTGACGGAATTGTATACAACGTGAAAAGGGTCATAGAGGAATGCCTAGCCATCAAGCCCGATTTAATTTTCCTGTTTGACGAAGCATGGTTTGCTTACGCATGTTTTCATCCCATACTGAAGTTCAGGACGGCTATGACCGTTGCAGATAAAATGAGGAACCAAGAccagaagaaaatttacaaCAAGGTGCATAAGAAGCTGCTGAGGAAATTTGGGAATGTAAAGAGCTTAAACGAGGTAGCAGCGGAGAAGCTTCTAAAAACGAGGTTGTATCCGAACCCAGCTGAATACAAAGTGAGGGTATATGCCACGCAGTCTATTCATAAATCGTTGACGTCTCTTAGACAAGGCAGTGTCATTCTGATCAGCGATGATAATTTCGAGTCACATGCCTACACCCCATTTAAGGAAGCATACTATACCCATATGTCGACATCGCCCAATTATCAAATATTGGCCACGTTAGATGCTGGGAGGGCTCAAATGGAATTAGAAGGATATGGGCTAGTAGAGAAACAAGTAGAAGCAGCTTTTCTCATTAGAAAGGAACTAAGTGAGGATCCTATGATTTCTCGATATTTCCGAACTCTCAATGCTGAGGATTTAATACCTGATAGTTTGAGACAGTGTCATAATTTGTATAtgaagcggaagaagaagttTATTACCAAGGAGAGCTATTCCACTGATTCGAAAGGGAGTGTTAATGGGACGTATTCGTACGTGTCGAACAATCAAGGTAAGGGAAGCACTACTACAAAGGAGCATCGTTCCAGAGTTCTGCGCAGGGTGAGGAGAGGTGGAAGCGTTACAAAATATGAGCAGCCAATACAGAGTAGCAACATATCATCTCACGAATGCGTAAATGACACAAATGGGTGCACTAATCATGTAGTGCGCAATTCGCTCATGTTGGGAGATTTCACAAATAACAATAGCGCAGCGGAGGGGGGCCTAAACGAATTTAGTAATAATGACCCCCATGGGGGTGTAAAAATGAGCAGGCGAAGAAGCCGTAGAGATGAGCGAAACGGAAAGGAAGGAGGAACCTCTGGGACGATGGATGACAGCAATAACGGAAGCATGATTCTGAAcagcgaaaatgaaaatctcAGCTTTGTACAAGATagacataataaaaattatagcaGTTCCTCCTACTCAACCGGCATGAAAAATTTCTTGGAATATTTCGAATGCTCCTGGTTGAGCGAAGACGAATTTGTGTTGGACCCCACAAGGATTACTCTCTTTACGGGATACTCAGGAATTGATGGAGATACCTTTAAGGTGAAATGGCTCATGGATAAATACGGCatacagataaataaaacttCTATCAATAGTGTCCTATTCCAAACGAATATCGGAACGACCGGTTCATCGTGCCTATTTTTGAGAAGCTGTTTGTCACTAATATCGCAAGAGCTAGACCAGAAGAAAAGTCTCTTTAACGAGAGAGACCTAAACCAATTTAATGACAGTGTCTACAATTTAGTTTCCAATTATATCGACTTGTCCGAGTTTAGTGAATTCCATCCtctcttcaaaaaaaggtattCAGACTCGAGAGTATTCAATAGGGAAGGAGATTTGAGAATGGCTTTCTACTTAGCGTATGAGGAGGATTACgtagaatatattttaatggcTGACTTGAAAGAACGAGTAAGACAAAATGAGTTAATCGTGTCTGCTAGTTTCATCATTCCATACCCTCCTGGATTCCCTGTGTTAGTACCAGGACAGTTGGTAAGTCAAGAAATCGTGGACTACCTCTCAGGTCTTAGTGTTAAAGAAATACATGGTTATGATGAGAGCATAGGGTTCAGATGCttctacaattttattttagaatatttttacaatctAGTCACTTCGGACCCGTATGGCTACTACCACAAGATGGATAAGGGGACCTATGAAAGACTGAAGTATGCTAATTTGAGCAAACGGAGGAGTATGGAGAGCTCTTACCACCTGTACATATACGATAATGAAACGAAcaagatgaagaagatgcATGTGTGTAATGGGAGCTTCTCGATTGACAATAATACTGCCATTAGTGATACTTACGAGGATGTTGTGCAGGTGCACAACCTGAGGAGCGACCACGGAAGGGGtaaccaccaccaccacgcTGGTGCGTATGACAGTGTGAACAACAATTCGATGTCTACCATTCCAACCCTGCCTCGGGCAGTGGCGGAAGGCGCGGTGAAAGGCCCGACTGGAAGCGCAAAGGGTGGAAGcgcgaaaggggaaagcgCAAAGGGTGGAAGCGTAAATTGTGGAAGCGTAAATTGTGGAAGCGTAAATTGTGGAAACGAGCGCGGTGTTGTCCGAGCGACGGATGGCACCTCCAACAGCGCAGGTGTTAGCAGCTGCGCTAGAAGGGGAAGCAGAGAGGAGGGGTTCCGAAATGTAAGCGAAATGAACAATGAGCAAGTCAGTTTCAACGCCGCGGTTGGTAGTTTGTCCGAGAGCAACTTGGGCAAGTCTCGCGCAAAAGAATCATCCCACGTGAGGGAATCGTTCAACGCGAGGGAATCGACCCGTGCTGACCAAAGACAGACGAACATCTACTACCACCTCTCAAACGATATGATGAAGTACAACCAGAATAGCTCCCTCGTTAGtaagataaaagaaaatgtgttAATTGTTCAGGGTAGGAAAGTCTACGCCAGTTGCGATGTCGGCAGGAGCTCGGCCAATTACCGCTATCGGGATGACCCATCCCCATCAGTGCCCAAGCacaggaaggggaagaagtgtAGAGGATGTAAATCCTGCGGTGGAGGGAGGAGCAGCCAGGCGGAGCTTGTCATGCGAAGGGGCCGAACGGATTGCATTCCCCATAAGAGAGAAGACACCAATGAATTTGCGAGTGAAGGTAGCAACGAGGTTGATATCCACGGGGTGAGAAGGCAACTCCCAAGCAGAGCTTCGAATGGTAGAGTtacgaagaaggggaaaaaaaagaatgccGCCAAAAGGGCATCGGTCCGGGATATAACCGATGGGGAGAGTGAGGAAAATAATGCGGAAGAGATTGCGGAAGAGATTGCCGAAGAGAATGcggaggaggatgaggaagCGAATGCGGATGATAATACTAACAGCGATGGCGACACGACTGTGCCGGAGGAGGACGGTGAGAGCACCTCGGATGCGAAGGAAAGAAGGCACGGAGGTAAAGCGCAAAACGTAGAAGGAACAAACGGTGGAAGTTACAACGCGAGGAAGAAGGGCAGTAGAAGGGGCaaggggagaaaacaaaaaggcaaCCGTAACCGAAATTGCAATCGGAACAGTACCCTCCACACTGATGACAGCAGCAACGTACAGAGTGACATCACTGTGAGCACATTCAACCAGGCGAATTCCATGTCGGAAATGAACTGCGTGAAGAAGGAGACAAAAAATGATAGAAGTGAAGACGACGGGTATAAGGAACATGGGGGGGGTGGCCTCATTCGAAAAATCAGGCAGTCGAACCCTGTTATGTGCAACCAATTAGGGAAAAGTGGGTTAAACATGCAAATGCAGAGGAAGCCAGGACCTGGTGTAAGTCACAGGAACAGCCCCCTGAGTTGTGCGGACAGTAAGGACTATTCGTACTGCTCCGGTTtgaggaaaaaggggaataaactGAAAGGCGCGGGGGGTAGCAGTAAAAGGGAGGATAATAATGCTGGAGTTACGAGCGGAAGTACCAGTCGTTCTAGCGGGCAAGGCAGCGGTATGGTCTTGTCGGAGAATTACCAATCAAGCGAGAGCCtaaacaaaaggggaacccGCAGCCACACCAGCGGAAAGAGTTCCAATGGGCTCAGCGGGAGTGAAAAGACCAACCAGAATGCTACTAGGTGTGGGGGGagaaatgcgaaaaaaaatgacgaagagGTGCACAAAGTGAAGGAAATGAACAGTCCAAACGAGATGGAGAGGAATGGCTCAAATGAAGAAGCCCCTTTAAAGagagaaatttttattagtgAGGAAGACATAGACAAGGTAAGCGTGGACGACCAAACTGGTAGTGACAACTGCTCGAAGAACAGATTAGCTTCAGAGATTCACCTGCCACGTAGCAGCGACATCATTAGTGGCGGTGACGACGTCAGTGGCAGTGCCAGGAGAGCAGGAAGCCGAGTTGGTTCCCGTATACACGTGAATGGAAATGATGCAAATAATGGAATCCCAAACACACAGGGAAAGAATGAAGTAGCCTTTTGTGGAAATGAGTTTCACTATGATGAAGATGAgctgaaaataaattctgcAGCTAGAGAAAACAACGAACTGGAGAAGAACTGCATGAGGAAGTTAAACTCGCTTAACAATAATAgctacataaataatttgatAACACATGTGGATGATGACACGTTTATCCATAAGGAGAGTAATTTCTTCCTGGAGTGTGCCCTGACCAATTCCGAAATGAACGGCAGTTCCTTCGAAATGGAAATGTCCCTGAATAATGTATATTCTAATGGTGGCGAGGGGGGTAGGCACCCCGGGAACTACGACGGAGGAAAGAAGAGTGACTTTGAGTAG
- a CDS encoding hypothetical protein (putative) translates to MNNSCKCLYRQVIRSCNKTFNADVEAKVSVLNGVKNMIREQLTTKEEKDIKQQLIEANDFIKNNIIQAVYNNNTGNYKVELKEEQVKKGSITLGTKFENNKFPF, encoded by the coding sequence ATGAACAACTCGTGCAAATGCCTGTACAGACAAGTCATCCGCTCCTGCAATAAAACCTTCAACGCCGATGTGGAGGCCAAAGTGAGCGTGTTAAATGgagtgaaaaatatgatcagGGAGCAACTGACGACCAAGGAAGAGAAGGATATAAAGCAGCAATTAATCGAAGCAAACgatttcattaaaaataatatcatcCAGGCAGTGTATAATAACAACACGGGGAATTATAAAGTTGAGCTGAAAGAAGAACAAGTCAAAAAGGGGTCCATAACCCTCGGAACAAAGTTCGAAAATAATAAGTTTCCCTTTTGA
- a CDS encoding hypothetical protein (putative) has protein sequence MNLLCGIIIAHLLCYNVELRAKEPKRGYGLFGGQNKLESAWGGEVTMEEGLPPKDDTEEGETSQTFDETTALEGDDGHPNLRSTFSFFQGKGQEEVKQNAQQRHEGNTQRGDAPSDHKGEMKHADTSTQIATEKIIKEGENLYINGGITNYEYNNDDEFFKAFHMDNANKQIEINSPCFNLKNENACAENRDCFYDHSYQTCFQNCKNLGERECSRYTECKLTMNGCENEGYLNINVFGSDIGSDVRACELFNSEGSCYMMEEVYKNFGNKKKTNFNCVWLSYKHEYRKHKEGDSGKSHKKEPREERGVELGGVINVNSKNGQKSESDGHPNYHVLRTDGSRSIGRDEEFLSLLELKSKPKKENAKKGKAHGDDEDYDEDDDDNGEGLDAEEDPDFNDVNDEEGAEKEEDLGGEEVDENEGDDFDEEMEKKMGKSKGKEESSDKIERSGDGEGSDTKLMEGREPSDGAPTGESIPKGDELLIPPEKLVETPTEVVTESIIDDAGKADQNDKHGQGGQHGQDGQDGQDGQHGQCGQLGQDGQDGQCDQLGKDGHADAENDEFPGDHPTGNGKLGSLPHERDILKHNFNSSSHGDHYDEWISVETSICANLNERPNPSALLEGVLIAENEAELRSIKNKYKVTDNEICVKPSNEPNISFSPKKNFYMLGEKIEFTCQNGYKLVGTTNVGVCVGRNKIVPNISCESLNNFDDVQENIQKLNGMVSSGVNSALSGFLAIVLFVVGAVLSR, from the exons atgaatttactATGCGGAATAATAATAGCACATTTGCTTTGCTATAACGTCGAGCTGCGGGCGAAAGAGCCCAAGCGGGGATATGGGCTGTTTGGGGGTCAGAACAAGTTGGAGTCTGCCTGGGGAGGGGAAGTCACCATGGAGGAAGGACTACCACCAAAG GATGACACTGAAGAAGGGGAGACGTCCCAAACGTTCGACGAGACAACCGCTCTTGAGGGGGATGATGGGCACCCGAACCTTAGATCGA ccTTTTCATTCTTCCAGGGGAAGGGGCAAGAAGAAGTAAAACAGAACGCGCAGCAAAGACACGAGGGAAATACACAGCGCGGGGACGCACCGAGTGACCACAAGGGGGAGATGAAGCATGCTGACACCTCCACCCAAATAGCAACTGAAAAAATCATcaaggaaggagaaaatctTTACATAAATGGAGGAATCACTAATTACGAATATAACAATGacgatgaattttttaaggcaTTCCATATGGACAACGCTAACAAGCAAATCGAAATAAACAGTCCATGttttaacttaaaaaatgaaaacgcaTGTGCGGAGAATAGGGACTGTTTCTATGACCATTCTTATCAGACATGCTTCcagaattgcaaaaatttggGAGAAAGGGAATGCTCCAGGTATACGGAGTGTAAGTTGACCATGAACGGATGCGAAAATGAAG GATACCTCAACATCAACGTGTTCGGCTCGGACATCGGGTCGGACGTGCGCGCGTGCGAGCTGTTCAACTCGGAAGGGTCATGTTACATGATGGAAGAGGTGTATAAAAACTTTGGtaacaaaaagaagacgaACTTTAACTGCGTTTGGCTGTCCTACAAGCATGAATACAGGAAGCACAAGGAAGGGGACTCCGGAAAGAGCCATAAAAAGGAACCACGTGAGGAGCGGGGAGTCGAACTTGGCGGAGTCATTAACGTGAACagtaaaaatggacaaaaaagcGAATCGGATGGGCACCCCAATTATCATGTACTCCGAACGGATGGATCGAGAAGCATTGGTAGGGATGAAGAGTTTCTGTCTCTACTGGAACTAAAAtcga AGCCCAAGAAGGAAAACgcaaagaaggggaaagcgCATGGGGATGACGAAGACTACGACGAAGATGATGATGACAACGGTGAGGGGCTGGATGCAGAAGAGGATCCAGATTTTAACGACGTGAATGATGAGGAAGGGGcggaaaaagaggaggatcTGGGTGGAGAAGAAGTAGACGAGAACGAGGGAGACGATTTTGACGAAgagatggaaaagaaaatggggaaaagtaaagggaaggaagaaagcaGCGATAAAATAGAAAGAAGCGGTGATGGAGAAGGAAGCGACACGAAACTCATGGAGGGAAGGGAACCATCTGATGGAGCTCCAACCGGGGAGAGCATCCCCAAGGGAGATGAGCTGCTAATTCCCCCCGAAAAATTAGTGGAGACACCAACGGAAGTCGTAACGGAGAGTATTATCGACGATGCAGGCAAGGCGGATCAAAATGACAAGCATGGTCAGGGTGGTCAGCATGGTCAGGATGGCCAGGATGGTCAGGATGGTCAGCATGGTCAGTGCGGTCAGCTTGGTCAAGATGGTCAGGATGGTCAGTGCGATCAGCTTGGTAAGGATGGCCACGCCGACGcagaaaatgatgaattcCCAGGAGACCACCCCACAGGGAATGGCAAACTGGGAAGTCTTCCACACGAGAGAGACATATTAAAGCATAACTTTAACAGCAGTAGTCATGGAGACCATTACGACGAATGGATAAGCGTAGAAACAAGCATTTGTGCTAATTTAAACGAAAGGCCCAACCCATCCGCGCTATTGGAAGGGGTGCTAATTGCTGAAAACGAGGCAGAATTGAGaagcattaaaaataaatataaagtCACAGACAATGAAATCTGTGTTAAGCCTTCGAATGAACCCAATATTTCTTTTAgtcctaaaaaaaatttctatatGTTAGGGGAGAAAATAGAATTCACATGTCAAAATGGGTATAAGCTCGTTGGGACAACGAATGTAGGCGTTTGCgtgggaagaaataaaatcgTCCCCAACATAAGTTGTGAGTCCTTAAACAACTTCGATGATGTTCAGGAGAACATACAAAAGCTCAATGGCATGGTTAGCTCTGGGGTGAATTCAGCCTTGTCAGGGTTCCTAGCCATTGTGCTTTTCGTTGTTGGGGCTGTCCTCTCCCGGTGA